One genomic segment of Chitinophaga parva includes these proteins:
- a CDS encoding UDP-glucuronic acid decarboxylase family protein, whose translation MEKKRILIAGAAGFLGSHLCDRFIKEGYHVIGMDNLLTGNLRNIEHLFSLPDFEYYHHDVTKFVHVPGQLDYILHFASPASPIDYLKMPIQTLKVGALGTHNLLGLAKEKKARILVASTSEVYGDPNVHPQPEEYWGNVNPIGPRGVYDEAKRFMESITMAYHNFHGVETRIIRIFNTYGPRMRLDDGRALPAFMSQALTGQDITVFGDGSQTRSFCYVSDLVDGIYRLLLSDYHLPVNIGNPAEISLLEFAEEIIKLTGTDQKITFHPLPKDDPKQRKPDITKARTILGWEPKVSREEGLKITYEYFKQALNK comes from the coding sequence ATGGAGAAAAAAAGAATACTGATCGCCGGCGCCGCCGGGTTCCTCGGTTCCCACCTGTGCGACCGGTTCATCAAGGAAGGCTACCATGTCATTGGCATGGACAACCTGCTGACGGGTAATCTCAGGAACATTGAACACCTGTTTTCCCTGCCGGACTTTGAATATTATCACCACGATGTCACCAAGTTCGTACATGTGCCGGGCCAGCTGGATTATATCCTGCACTTTGCCTCCCCGGCCAGCCCGATCGATTACCTGAAAATGCCCATCCAGACGCTGAAAGTAGGCGCCCTGGGCACTCATAATCTCCTGGGCCTGGCCAAAGAGAAAAAAGCCCGCATCCTGGTGGCTTCCACCTCTGAAGTATATGGCGACCCGAACGTGCACCCGCAGCCGGAAGAGTACTGGGGCAACGTAAACCCCATTGGCCCGCGCGGTGTGTATGACGAAGCCAAACGCTTCATGGAATCCATCACCATGGCATACCACAACTTCCATGGCGTGGAAACCCGCATTATCCGCATCTTCAACACTTATGGTCCGCGCATGCGACTGGATGACGGCCGTGCACTGCCGGCGTTCATGAGCCAGGCCCTCACCGGACAGGATATTACCGTGTTTGGTGATGGCAGCCAGACCCGTTCCTTCTGCTATGTAAGCGACCTGGTGGACGGCATTTACCGCCTGCTGTTGAGCGATTATCACCTGCCGGTGAACATTGGCAACCCGGCTGAGATCAGCCTCCTGGAATTTGCGGAAGAGATCATTAAGCTCACTGGCACAGACCAGAAGATCACTTTCCACCCGCTGCCAAAGGATGATCCCAAACAACGCAAGCCGGATATTACCAAAGCCAGGACCATCCTGGGCTGGGAGCCGAAGGTGAGCCGCGAGGAAGGCCTGAAGATCACGTATGAATATTTCAAACAAGCACTGAATAAATAA
- the rfbC gene encoding dTDP-4-dehydrorhamnose 3,5-epimerase, with protein MPFHETGIPDLLIYEPKVHGDHRGYFFESYNAQVFREAGVNIDFVQDNQARSSYGVLRGLHYQLNPHAQTKLIRVLEGVIIDAVVDIRKGSPAYGCSFAIELSAENKRQLLVPQGFAHGYAVLSATAEVMYKVDNFYSKESEGGIIFNDPALQINWGIDLEKAIVSEKDLVLPKLADIQHNFVYQG; from the coding sequence ATGCCATTTCACGAAACCGGTATACCCGACCTGCTGATCTACGAGCCCAAAGTGCACGGTGACCATCGCGGTTATTTCTTTGAAAGCTACAATGCCCAAGTCTTCCGCGAGGCAGGTGTAAATATTGATTTTGTACAGGACAACCAGGCCCGCTCTTCCTACGGGGTGCTGCGCGGCCTGCACTACCAGCTGAACCCTCACGCCCAAACGAAATTGATCCGCGTGCTGGAAGGCGTGATCATTGATGCGGTGGTGGACATCCGCAAGGGCTCTCCTGCCTATGGCTGTTCCTTTGCCATAGAGCTTTCTGCCGAAAATAAACGCCAGTTGCTGGTGCCACAGGGCTTTGCCCATGGCTATGCCGTACTGAGCGCCACTGCGGAAGTGATGTACAAGGTGGACAACTTTTACAGTAAGGAAAGTGAAGGCGGCATTATCTTCAATGATCCCGCCCTGCAGATCAACTGGGGCATTGACCTGGAAAAAGCCATTGTATCAGAAAAAGACCTGGTGCTGCCCAAGCTGGCAGACATCCAGCACAATTTTGTGTACCAGGGTTAA
- the rfbB gene encoding dTDP-glucose 4,6-dehydratase produces MKRTLLVTGGAGFIGSHVVRLFVNKYPDYRIVNLDALTYAGNLENLADIQDKPNYVFEKGDITDEARIDGLFAKYQFDGVIHLAAESHVDRSIMDPLAFIKTNVLGTATLLNVARKYWKGQEEGKRFYHVSTDEVYGSLGEEGLFTEETAYDPRSPYSASKASSDHFVKAYYHTYHLPVVLSNCSNNYGSHHFPEKLIPLAIHNIKNSKPVPVYGKGENVRDWLFVEDHARAIDTIFHNGRLGETYNIGGFNEWKNIDLIHLLCKIMDEKLGRAPGTSAQLITFVKDRAGHDLRYAIDATKLNQELGWSPSLQFEEGLEKTVAWYLANEQWLEHVTSGAYQQYYQEQYTQR; encoded by the coding sequence ATGAAGCGCACACTGCTCGTTACCGGGGGCGCCGGCTTTATCGGCTCGCACGTGGTAAGACTTTTTGTAAACAAATACCCGGACTACCGGATCGTGAACCTGGATGCCCTCACTTATGCGGGCAACCTGGAAAACCTGGCGGACATCCAGGACAAACCGAACTATGTTTTTGAAAAAGGCGACATCACCGATGAAGCACGCATAGACGGCCTGTTTGCAAAATACCAGTTTGACGGCGTGATCCACCTGGCGGCAGAAAGCCATGTGGACCGCAGCATCATGGACCCGCTGGCCTTCATTAAAACAAATGTGCTGGGCACCGCCACCCTCCTGAATGTGGCCCGCAAATACTGGAAAGGCCAGGAAGAAGGCAAACGTTTTTACCACGTTTCCACGGACGAAGTATACGGCTCCCTGGGCGAAGAAGGTCTCTTCACCGAAGAAACCGCCTACGATCCGCGCTCTCCCTACTCCGCTTCCAAAGCCAGCTCCGACCATTTTGTGAAAGCATATTACCACACCTATCACCTGCCGGTGGTACTGTCTAACTGCTCTAACAACTATGGTTCTCATCACTTCCCCGAGAAGCTGATCCCGCTGGCTATCCATAATATCAAAAATTCCAAACCGGTACCGGTGTATGGCAAGGGGGAAAACGTGCGCGACTGGCTGTTTGTAGAAGACCATGCCCGCGCCATAGACACTATTTTCCATAATGGCCGCCTGGGCGAAACCTATAACATCGGTGGTTTCAATGAGTGGAAAAATATTGACCTCATCCACCTGCTTTGCAAGATCATGGATGAAAAACTGGGCCGTGCACCTGGTACTTCTGCACAGCTGATCACTTTTGTAAAGGACCGTGCAGGCCATGACCTGCGCTATGCGATTGATGCCACCAAACTCAATCAGGAACTGGGCTGGAGCCCTTCCCTGCAATTTGAAGAAGGACTGGAAAAAACCGTAGCCTGGTACCTTGCTAACGAACAGTGGCTGGAACACGTGACCAGCGGCGCTTACCAGCAGTACTACCAGGAACAATACACACAACGCTAA
- the rfbD gene encoding dTDP-4-dehydrorhamnose reductase — MKNILVTGANGQLGQAIKSVAARHADFNFLYTDREELDITSEDAVNAWFEANPVDAVLNCAAYTAVDKAETDEELAFKLNFEAVLYLAHASAKHNAALIQFSTDYVFDGRGNRPYTETDDTNPTSIYGATKLRGEAVAIAEHPEGIVIRTSWLYSEFGQNFAKRMKELMAERQELNVVFDQVGTPTYAVDLAGAALALLQHKFQNPDVSLAGVYHYSNEGVTSWYDFAMVIKQILGSTCNVQPITSDKYPTPAQRPAYSVFNKQKIKDLLGIQIPYWTDSLKVCMSKL; from the coding sequence ATGAAAAATATTCTCGTTACCGGCGCTAACGGCCAGCTGGGCCAGGCTATCAAAAGTGTTGCGGCGCGACACGCCGATTTTAATTTCCTATACACGGACCGTGAAGAACTGGATATCACCAGCGAAGACGCCGTGAATGCCTGGTTTGAAGCAAACCCCGTGGATGCAGTGCTGAACTGTGCTGCTTATACCGCAGTAGACAAGGCCGAAACGGATGAGGAGCTGGCGTTTAAACTGAACTTTGAAGCCGTGCTGTACCTGGCCCACGCCAGTGCAAAGCACAATGCAGCGCTCATACAGTTCTCTACAGATTACGTGTTTGATGGCCGGGGCAACCGCCCTTACACGGAAACAGACGACACCAACCCTACCAGCATCTACGGTGCTACCAAACTCAGAGGAGAGGCAGTAGCCATTGCAGAACACCCGGAAGGCATCGTGATCCGTACTTCCTGGCTGTACTCTGAGTTTGGACAGAATTTTGCCAAACGCATGAAAGAGCTGATGGCAGAAAGGCAGGAACTGAACGTGGTGTTTGACCAGGTGGGGACGCCTACTTATGCGGTAGACCTGGCCGGTGCAGCCCTGGCTTTGCTGCAGCATAAATTCCAAAACCCGGATGTAAGCCTGGCTGGCGTATACCACTACAGTAATGAAGGCGTAACCAGCTGGTACGACTTTGCCATGGTGATCAAACAGATCCTGGGCAGCACCTGCAACGTGCAGCCCATCACCTCCGACAAGTATCCCACACCGGCGCAAAGGCCCGCCTACAGCGTGTTTAACAAGCAAAAGATCAAAGACCTCCTGGGCATACAGATCCCCTACTGGACAGATAGTCTGAAGGTTTGTATGAGTAAGTTATAA